One stretch of Dyella jiangningensis DNA includes these proteins:
- a CDS encoding protein-glutamate methylesterase/protein-glutamine glutaminase, with protein MERVRVLVVDDSALVRKLLSTMLSCDPGIEVVGTAADPLIAREKIKQLNPDVLTLDVEMPRMDGITFLENLMRLRPMPVVMVSSLTQEGAEVTLRALELGAVDFFTKPGNDLASTFAEGAQEICAKVKLAALAKPRQRTAVRKLDVPPRLTADAVLPRAQTAGTRGGSPIIAIGASTGGTEAIRVVLEAMPPDAPPIVITQHIPAAFSGPFAARMDHCSAMRVCEARDGQPIQSGHAYIAPGSQHLLVMWDGAKYVCRLHNGPPVNRHKPSVDVLFRSMAASVGKATVAALLTGMGDDGARGLLELQQAGARTLVQDEESSVVWGMPGAAWKLGAATEKLPLDHIAARLLAMAHQPIPRAATPA; from the coding sequence ATGGAAAGAGTACGTGTCCTGGTGGTCGACGATTCCGCACTCGTGCGGAAACTGCTGTCGACCATGCTTTCGTGCGATCCGGGCATCGAGGTCGTCGGCACGGCCGCCGACCCGCTGATCGCCCGCGAGAAGATCAAGCAGCTCAACCCCGACGTGCTCACGCTCGACGTGGAAATGCCGCGCATGGATGGCATCACTTTCCTTGAGAACCTGATGCGCCTGCGTCCGATGCCAGTGGTGATGGTGTCCTCGCTGACGCAGGAAGGCGCGGAAGTGACGCTGCGCGCGCTGGAACTCGGCGCGGTGGATTTCTTCACCAAGCCCGGCAACGATCTCGCCAGCACCTTCGCCGAAGGCGCGCAGGAAATCTGCGCGAAGGTGAAGCTCGCCGCGTTGGCCAAGCCGCGCCAGCGCACCGCGGTGCGCAAGCTCGACGTGCCGCCGCGCCTCACCGCCGATGCCGTGCTGCCGCGTGCGCAGACCGCCGGCACGCGCGGCGGCAGTCCGATCATCGCCATCGGCGCGTCCACCGGTGGCACCGAAGCCATCCGCGTGGTGCTGGAGGCAATGCCGCCCGACGCGCCGCCGATCGTCATCACGCAACACATTCCCGCCGCCTTCAGCGGCCCGTTCGCGGCGCGCATGGATCATTGTTCGGCGATGCGCGTGTGCGAAGCGCGTGACGGCCAGCCGATCCAGTCGGGCCATGCGTACATCGCGCCCGGCAGCCAGCACCTGCTGGTGATGTGGGACGGCGCGAAGTACGTGTGCCGCCTGCACAACGGCCCGCCGGTGAATCGCCACAAGCCCAGCGTCGACGTGCTGTTCCGCTCGATGGCCGCCAGTGTCGGCAAGGCGACGGTTGCCGCGCTGCTCACCGGCATGGGCGACGACGGTGCGCGCGGCCTGCTCGAACTGCAGCAGGCGGGCGCGCGCACGCTGGTGCAGGACGAAGAGTCTTCGGTGGTGTGGGGCATGCCCGGCGCTGCGTGGAAGCTCGGCGCCGCCACCGAAAAGCTTCCTCTGGACCATATCGCCGCGCGCCTGCTCGCGATGGCCCATCAACCCATTCCCCGCGCCGCTACGCCGGCCTGA
- the cheD gene encoding chemoreceptor glutamine deamidase CheD, producing MSVPAVNLPTGASYDPARVLPGFEHLRRFWDPVQACVTVKVLPGEYYVSAQEEMISTVLGSCVSACIYDPVRGIGGMNHFMLPEPMGGERGSWADTVGRAARYGNDAMEQLINAILKAGGQRANLEVKVFGGGRVLATMTDIGKRNIEFVRRYLGAERLAVRAEDLGDVHPRHVQFFPNTGKARVKQLRGRTDTVLVDGEKQYLKRLANDPIKGEVELF from the coding sequence ATGAGCGTCCCCGCCGTCAATTTGCCCACTGGCGCCAGCTATGACCCGGCCCGGGTGTTGCCCGGCTTCGAACATCTCCGCCGCTTCTGGGATCCCGTGCAGGCCTGCGTCACCGTGAAGGTGCTGCCCGGCGAGTATTACGTGAGCGCGCAGGAAGAAATGATCTCGACGGTGCTGGGATCGTGCGTATCCGCGTGCATCTACGACCCGGTGCGCGGCATCGGCGGCATGAACCATTTCATGCTGCCCGAACCCATGGGCGGCGAGCGCGGCAGCTGGGCCGATACCGTGGGTCGCGCGGCGCGCTACGGCAACGATGCGATGGAACAGCTGATCAACGCCATCCTGAAGGCCGGTGGACAGCGCGCGAACCTGGAAGTGAAGGTGTTCGGCGGCGGTCGCGTGCTGGCGACCATGACCGACATCGGCAAGCGCAACATCGAATTCGTCAGGCGTTACCTGGGCGCGGAGCGGCTGGCCGTGCGCGCCGAAGACCTGGGCGACGTGCATCCGCGCCATGTGCAGTTCTTCCCCAACACCGGCAAGGCGCGCGTGAAGCAGCTGCGTGGCCGCACCGACACGGTGCTGGTGGACGGCGAGAAGCAGTATCTCAAGCGTTTGGCAAACGATCCGATAAAGGGAGAGGTGGAGCTGTTCTGA
- a CDS encoding STAS domain-containing protein — translation MSLTVHHDPDLDCVTLQLGERFDFSVHRAFHDACLSGSAARSYVIDLGEVSNMDSSALGMLLLLREHAGADRAEIRIVNADTGLRGTLRVAGFDKLFVLH, via the coding sequence ATGAGCCTGACCGTCCACCACGACCCCGACCTCGATTGCGTCACGCTGCAACTGGGCGAGCGCTTCGACTTCAGCGTGCACCGCGCCTTCCACGACGCCTGCCTCAGCGGCTCCGCCGCGCGGAGCTACGTGATCGACCTGGGTGAAGTGTCCAACATGGACAGCTCCGCGCTAGGCATGCTACTGCTTCTGCGCGAGCACGCCGGCGCCGACCGGGCCGAAATCCGCATCGTCAACGCCGACACCGGCCTGCGCGGCACGCTGCGCGTCGCCGGCTTCGACAAGCTGTTCGTCCTGCACTGA
- a CDS encoding methyl-accepting chemotaxis protein → MDAFLSFLRVRPVIGLVASAVALLLTLVWPSAWLPPVLIVVLAAVWIVEMRRAVPAEVEPVLEASLTHHAPVREALEEVRSSLVDELGHATRELHQALELLRDAVSELGGGFDGLSRKTGMQQSLLRQIIDAQKEGVSVQDFAARTGDLLEHFVHMVVQMSRESLRIVYRIDGMSKEMDAVFGLLKNVNTIAEETNLLALNAAIEAARAGESGRGFAVVAGEIRNLASHSNQFNEQIGSHVERARAAMEQLRGLVGTMASQDLNVALSAKGGIDAMMAHVTESDARTSAVADQVVEINRGLGSDVSTTIRSLQFEDILSQLINQTRVRLVELQDITTECTRDIEELACNPIDAESLQQRAERVRSRLAIQREKARLRSRGPALQNSMDAGEIELF, encoded by the coding sequence ATGGATGCCTTCCTCTCGTTCCTGCGCGTGCGCCCCGTGATCGGCCTGGTGGCCAGCGCCGTGGCCTTGCTGCTTACCCTCGTGTGGCCGTCCGCCTGGCTGCCGCCGGTGCTGATCGTGGTGCTCGCCGCGGTGTGGATCGTCGAGATGCGCCGCGCCGTACCTGCCGAGGTCGAGCCAGTGCTGGAAGCATCGCTGACGCATCACGCTCCCGTGCGCGAAGCGCTGGAAGAAGTGCGCAGCTCGCTGGTCGACGAACTCGGCCACGCCACGCGCGAACTGCACCAGGCGCTGGAGCTGCTGCGCGACGCCGTGTCCGAACTCGGCGGCGGCTTCGATGGCCTCTCGCGCAAGACCGGCATGCAGCAGTCCTTGCTGCGCCAGATCATCGATGCGCAGAAGGAAGGCGTATCCGTGCAGGACTTCGCCGCGCGCACCGGCGACCTGCTGGAGCACTTCGTGCACATGGTGGTGCAGATGTCGCGCGAGAGCCTGCGCATCGTCTACCGCATCGACGGCATGTCCAAGGAAATGGATGCCGTGTTCGGCCTCTTGAAGAACGTCAACACCATCGCCGAGGAAACCAACCTGCTGGCACTGAACGCCGCGATCGAAGCGGCGCGCGCGGGTGAATCCGGCCGCGGCTTCGCCGTAGTGGCGGGTGAGATCCGCAACCTCGCCAGCCACTCCAACCAGTTCAACGAACAGATCGGCAGCCACGTCGAGCGTGCCCGTGCCGCGATGGAACAGCTGCGTGGACTGGTCGGCACGATGGCCTCGCAGGATCTGAACGTCGCGCTGTCGGCCAAGGGCGGCATCGATGCGATGATGGCCCACGTCACCGAGAGCGATGCGCGCACCAGCGCCGTCGCCGACCAGGTGGTGGAGATCAATCGCGGCCTCGGCAGCGACGTGTCCACCACCATCCGCTCGCTGCAGTTCGAGGACATCCTCAGCCAGCTCATCAACCAGACGCGTGTTCGCCTGGTGGAGCTGCAGGACATCACCACCGAATGCACGCGCGACATCGAAGAGCTGGCCTGCAACCCCATCGATGCCGAGTCGCTGCAGCAGCGCGCCGAACGCGTGCGCAGCCGCCTGGCGATCCAGCGCGAGAAGGCCCGCCTGCGCTCGCGCGGCCCGGCGCTGCAGAACTCGATGGATGCCGGCGAGATCGAACTGTTCTGA
- a CDS encoding cupin domain-containing protein has translation MAKIVQSSLKCMLVLAAVALAGAVCAQDMVKVAPKNTKVLVDNDQVRVIEVSLKPGDKLPMHSHPGNVVYFVTGGKTKTTTADGKVTETEHKAGEAVWSEPITHSNENIGNAATKALVVEMKSAK, from the coding sequence ATGGCAAAGATCGTTCAAAGCAGTCTGAAGTGCATGCTGGTCCTGGCCGCCGTCGCCCTTGCCGGCGCGGTGTGTGCGCAGGACATGGTCAAGGTGGCGCCGAAGAACACCAAGGTGCTGGTGGACAACGACCAGGTGCGCGTCATCGAGGTATCGCTCAAGCCTGGCGACAAGCTGCCCATGCATTCGCATCCGGGGAACGTCGTCTACTTCGTCACCGGCGGCAAGACCAAGACCACCACGGCCGATGGCAAGGTGACCGAGACCGAGCACAAGGCGGGTGAAGCCGTGTGGAGCGAGCCGATCACGCACAGCAACGAGAACATCGGCAATGCGGCCACCAAGGCGCTGGTGGTCGAGATGAAGTCAGCGAAGTAG